A single region of the Nitrospirota bacterium genome encodes:
- the clpX gene encoding ATP-dependent Clp protease ATP-binding subunit ClpX: protein MFWETRQPSNHPARSCSYCGQREGVARTLIPHVPHTCDSCQSQTVLLICEECVTGCAASLARRNGAVDSGLFSHMVVPKPSEIRATLDAYVIGQDRAKKVLSVAVYNHYKRILNRGRFQHVELQKGNILMIGSTGTGKTLLSQTRARTLHVPFAIADATTLTEAGYVGEDVENVVLKLLQNCDYDVKRAETGIIYLDEIDKITRKSESPSLTRDVSGEGVQQALLKLVEGTVCSVPPKGGRKHPEQDYVRVDTTNILFICGGAFVGLDQVITDRTTRKRLGFEAHRPEVELEGHTSVLHETRSEDLIKFGMIPEFVGRFPVITTLSDLDVPALIGILTEPRNALVKQYEALFEIEGVTLQFTGGAVKAVARRAAEMKIGARALRTVLEDVMLDLMYDVPAIQGVKSIVITEEVIAGIGQPQIFT, encoded by the coding sequence GTGTTTTGGGAAACAAGACAACCGTCGAACCATCCCGCTCGATCCTGTTCGTACTGCGGCCAGCGCGAAGGCGTTGCCCGCACGCTGATCCCCCACGTCCCGCACACATGCGACTCGTGCCAGAGTCAAACCGTCCTGCTCATATGCGAGGAATGCGTCACGGGCTGCGCGGCCTCGTTGGCCCGGCGCAACGGTGCAGTCGATTCTGGCCTATTCTCACACATGGTCGTGCCCAAACCGTCCGAGATCAGGGCGACTCTCGATGCCTATGTTATCGGCCAGGACCGGGCCAAGAAAGTCCTCTCGGTCGCGGTGTACAACCACTACAAGCGCATCTTGAATCGGGGCCGGTTTCAGCACGTCGAGCTGCAGAAAGGGAACATTCTGATGATCGGCTCGACAGGGACCGGCAAGACATTGTTGTCTCAGACCCGGGCCCGGACGCTCCACGTTCCCTTCGCTATCGCCGATGCGACGACGCTGACCGAAGCCGGCTATGTTGGCGAGGATGTCGAGAACGTCGTCCTGAAGCTGTTGCAGAACTGCGACTACGATGTGAAGCGGGCCGAGACCGGCATCATCTATCTCGATGAGATCGATAAGATCACCCGCAAGTCGGAGAGCCCCTCCTTGACAAGGGACGTGTCGGGGGAGGGTGTGCAACAGGCCCTCCTCAAGCTTGTCGAGGGGACCGTCTGCAGCGTGCCGCCGAAAGGGGGGCGGAAACATCCCGAACAGGATTACGTGCGGGTGGACACGACCAACATTTTATTCATCTGCGGCGGGGCGTTTGTGGGGCTTGACCAGGTCATTACTGATCGCACCACGCGTAAGCGATTAGGGTTTGAAGCGCACCGTCCTGAGGTCGAACTGGAAGGTCATACCAGCGTTCTGCATGAGACTCGATCCGAGGATTTGATCAAGTTTGGTATGATTCCGGAGTTTGTGGGCAGATTTCCCGTCATCACGACGCTCTCAGACCTGGATGTTCCTGCCCTGATCGGCATCCTTACGGAGCCGCGCAATGCGCTCGTCAAACAGTACGAAGCCCTGTTCGAGATCGAGGGGGTGACGCTTCAATTTACCGGTGGGGCGGTCAAGGCGGTGGCCAGACGAGCGGCGGAGATGAAGATCGGTGCGCGGGCGCTCCGAACAGTCCTTGAGGATGTCATGCTGGATCTGATGTATGACGTGCCGGCTATCCAAGGCGTGAAATCCATCGTCATTACAGAAGAGGTCATTGCAGGGATCGGGCAACCGCAGATCTTTACCTGA
- a CDS encoding glycosyltransferase, whose amino-acid sequence MDPLTINSSSPSVLLARSSDDGHRLFNVDSRFIIGTIMLFGIVIVTVIRFGHEVFDPLAESLSIQGWAAVIARPSLLWFTMGMVLLAVRTLLWLRYHPVAPVDYEQAPRLSVVIPAYNEGAMVRQTVDACVRAEYPRDRLDIIVVDDGSTDDTWTHVSLAAQQHCDLVRTVRLPVNQGKRAALAAGFERAAGDIIVTVDSDSLVERGALLAIAGPFRDERVGVVAGKVCVLNRFRGLLPRMLHVRFVLSFDFLRSAQSSYGTVYCCPGALSAYRASVLKPLVPAWFRQRFFGEACTIGEDRALTNDVLASGYKSVYQRTAVVHTLAPERYRTLCNMFLRWERSYIREEIRLWRIMWTLPFPAMVLTLIETTVTNLRYPVAYGSLLLLINLSVQDPWTMLRLLLSIGLVSLSYTLYFLHSERSREFLYGVLYGYFSFFTLFWIFPYALVTVRNRLWLTR is encoded by the coding sequence ATGGACCCTCTCACGATCAATTCTTCCTCCCCATCGGTGCTCCTCGCTCGTTCATCGGACGACGGGCACAGGTTGTTCAATGTCGACTCACGCTTCATCATCGGGACGATCATGCTGTTTGGGATCGTGATCGTCACGGTGATTCGTTTCGGTCATGAAGTCTTTGACCCGCTTGCCGAGTCGCTGTCGATCCAGGGTTGGGCCGCCGTCATTGCGAGGCCAAGCTTGCTGTGGTTCACCATGGGGATGGTGCTTCTCGCGGTCCGTACCCTCCTCTGGTTGCGGTATCACCCGGTTGCTCCGGTCGACTACGAGCAGGCCCCCAGGCTGTCCGTGGTGATTCCCGCCTACAATGAAGGCGCGATGGTCCGGCAAACCGTGGATGCCTGTGTGCGGGCCGAATATCCCCGCGATCGTTTGGACATCATCGTCGTGGACGACGGCAGCACGGACGACACCTGGACGCATGTGAGCCTGGCGGCGCAACAACACTGCGATCTCGTGCGTACGGTGCGGTTGCCGGTCAATCAAGGGAAACGTGCTGCGCTCGCCGCCGGATTTGAGAGAGCGGCGGGAGACATTATTGTGACCGTCGATTCAGACAGTCTCGTGGAGCGGGGGGCGCTTCTGGCCATCGCAGGTCCGTTCCGGGACGAGCGGGTCGGCGTGGTGGCGGGGAAAGTCTGTGTGCTGAACCGATTCCGTGGGTTGCTGCCCCGCATGCTCCATGTCCGGTTCGTCCTGTCCTTCGATTTTCTCCGAAGCGCACAATCGTCATATGGCACGGTGTATTGCTGTCCAGGGGCGCTATCGGCCTATCGGGCCTCGGTGCTCAAGCCCCTGGTGCCCGCATGGTTCCGCCAGCGCTTTTTCGGCGAAGCCTGCACCATCGGAGAGGATCGGGCGCTCACGAACGACGTCCTGGCCTCCGGCTACAAGTCTGTGTACCAACGTACCGCCGTCGTGCATACCTTGGCTCCGGAACGCTACCGGACCCTCTGCAACATGTTCCTGCGCTGGGAGCGAAGTTATATCCGGGAAGAAATCAGGCTGTGGAGGATTATGTGGACGCTTCCGTTTCCGGCGATGGTGCTGACCCTGATCGAAACCACCGTCACGAATCTGCGCTATCCGGTCGCCTACGGCTCACTCCTCCTTTTGATCAATCTGAGCGTGCAAGACCCCTGGACGATGCTCCGTCTGCTGCTGTCCATCGGGTTGGTGTCATTGTCCTATACCCTCTATTTCCTTCACAGCGAGCGCTCACGAGAGTTCCTGTACGGAGTGTTGTACGGCTACTTTTCATTTTTCACCCTCTTCTGGATCTTCCCCTATGCGCTGGTGACGGTCCGCAACCGATTGTGGTTGACCCGCTAA
- a CDS encoding CBS domain-containing protein → MLVHEVMSTGLVTANKTDTVRSAVIKMMNRHCGAIPVIEENARLIGMVTLRDVLLPLYPNYGDYIHDNVHSRDFVEMEEGYPEALGGKIEEIMSRNPLTVAPHDPVLEAASYMGLKNFRRIPVVDQGTLVGMLSIGDINRGLFYEKGMRG, encoded by the coding sequence ATGCTTGTCCATGAAGTCATGTCAACCGGTCTCGTGACGGCCAATAAGACAGATACGGTCCGGTCGGCCGTCATAAAAATGATGAACCGCCACTGTGGCGCCATTCCCGTTATCGAGGAGAACGCCCGGCTCATTGGAATGGTGACGTTGCGTGATGTGTTGCTGCCGCTGTATCCCAACTATGGCGATTATATTCACGACAACGTGCACAGCCGGGATTTTGTCGAGATGGAAGAGGGATACCCTGAGGCGCTTGGCGGGAAAATAGAAGAAATCATGAGCCGGAATCCCTTGACGGTGGCGCCCCACGATCCCGTCTTGGAAGCCGCCTCGTACATGGGGCTCAAGAATTTTCGGCGCATCCCTGTCGTCGACCAGGGCACGCTGGTTGGGATGCTCAGTATCGGCGATATCAACCGTGGGTTGTTCTACGAGAAAGGGATGCGGGGGTAA